One region of Paenibacillus polymyxa M1 genomic DNA includes:
- a CDS encoding phage portal protein has product MSEGNAQWFQISKADDERRIPSSAQLPDLFDDLYDAHGLLPFALGNDPASCKLLVKNSNIIPQCIEAYKRNIAGYGIALEYLPGESDQTAKAEWDKAEKFLETCNLEDTPDEIISQLIDDLESTGMAHVEIAWPVGSEFPTIFRMNPKYVRCTKESNKATIKRKRRISSTKQVEEFSQEIYARRYAMKRNTSVVWFRLFGTEADEGKEENQIIPLRIGHDGPYGEPRWFGNAPGVVGSREAEELNVNYFSNGRMLSMLLTVTNGKLTKQSLELLKNVRGSNSQGGILYLEAKGEETGGPMDEKVEKVQIKLDKLNDLLQQDALFLEYGKEKKADILSAFRLPPILVGQSSDYNRATADAALRFAEEQVFEPYRKWIMAEIFNKRLFPAMDIFRVRAVLRGPKIIDPADRKAMLDFIADRGIMLVRDLIPIAEDVLGTTIDETKFSEEYLDTPIAQLAASQPTLLEPEPDTDTDDMQNRIATIAKRLLKQADKEAGVHV; this is encoded by the coding sequence ATGAGTGAAGGAAATGCACAGTGGTTTCAGATCAGCAAGGCGGATGACGAACGGCGTATACCGTCCAGTGCTCAATTGCCGGATTTATTTGACGATCTATACGATGCTCACGGGCTGTTACCCTTCGCACTCGGCAATGACCCTGCTTCCTGTAAGCTGCTGGTCAAAAACTCCAACATCATACCGCAATGCATAGAGGCATACAAACGCAATATCGCTGGTTATGGTATTGCCCTAGAGTATTTGCCGGGCGAGAGTGATCAGACAGCCAAGGCCGAGTGGGATAAGGCTGAGAAGTTTCTTGAAACTTGCAATCTGGAGGATACCCCGGACGAAATCATTAGCCAGTTGATTGACGATTTGGAAAGTACGGGAATGGCTCATGTTGAGATAGCTTGGCCTGTGGGTTCTGAGTTCCCGACTATCTTCCGGATGAACCCGAAATATGTCCGCTGTACTAAGGAAAGTAATAAGGCGACTATCAAACGCAAGCGGCGTATCAGCTCCACAAAGCAAGTAGAGGAGTTTTCACAGGAGATTTACGCCCGACGTTATGCTATGAAGCGCAATACATCTGTCGTGTGGTTCCGACTGTTTGGGACGGAGGCAGATGAAGGTAAAGAGGAAAATCAGATCATCCCGCTTCGTATCGGTCATGATGGCCCTTATGGGGAGCCGCGCTGGTTTGGCAATGCGCCTGGTGTGGTCGGCAGCCGGGAAGCTGAGGAATTGAATGTGAATTACTTTAGCAACGGACGGATGCTGTCCATGCTCTTGACTGTTACCAATGGCAAGCTGACCAAGCAATCTCTGGAACTGCTTAAGAATGTGAGAGGTTCCAACTCACAGGGCGGCATTCTTTATTTGGAGGCAAAAGGAGAAGAGACAGGCGGCCCGATGGACGAAAAGGTTGAAAAAGTGCAGATCAAGCTGGATAAGTTGAATGACCTTCTACAGCAGGATGCCTTGTTCCTGGAATACGGGAAGGAAAAAAAAGCTGATATCCTGTCCGCTTTCCGTTTGCCGCCTATTTTGGTCGGTCAAAGCTCGGACTACAATCGGGCGACTGCAGATGCCGCGCTACGGTTTGCTGAGGAGCAGGTTTTTGAGCCATACCGCAAGTGGATTATGGCAGAGATATTTAATAAACGCCTGTTCCCGGCAATGGATATATTCCGAGTACGGGCTGTTTTGCGGGGACCGAAGATCATTGATCCCGCGGATCGCAAAGCTATGCTGGACTTTATCGCTGACCGGGGCATTATGCTGGTGCGGGATCTGATTCCGATTGCCGAGGATGTACTTGGCACAACGATTGATGAGACCAAGTTTAGCGAGGAATATCTGGATACGCCGATTGCGCAGCTTGCAGCCAGTCAGCCCACATTGCTTGAACCAGAGCCAGACACGGACACAGACGACATGCAAAATCGTATTGCTACAATTGCCAAACGCTTGTTAAAACAGGCTGACAAGGAGGCAGGCGTTCATGTGTGA
- a CDS encoding phage minor head protein codes for MCESCWALIAKADDDEFLDSLELSYVERKVLEELYKQGEDRITEILELQGQALHDAISELSEDALGDIGELGKVLIALHTTDVFAELFEQAIQEAFEPLFHLAGETELSALDKEKVWSTSNKAAGRFTKKLKKLVPDMNKASTDVLLRSFGKAIEEGATPSERALLVQEVSAQAASGEDGPFSMQRAQRVSRTMSTAAANGGKLEGWKQSEIAKGKKWRSAAGTRTRKSHRKANGQVVPLDEPFKVGDSKLMYPGDPSGEAKEIVNCRCTLQLVLN; via the coding sequence ATGTGTGAGTCCTGTTGGGCGCTGATCGCCAAGGCAGACGACGATGAATTTTTAGACAGCTTAGAACTGTCGTATGTTGAACGCAAGGTGCTGGAAGAACTGTACAAGCAGGGCGAGGATCGCATAACTGAGATTCTGGAGCTACAGGGGCAAGCCCTTCATGATGCCATTTCGGAACTAAGCGAGGATGCCCTGGGTGATATCGGGGAGCTAGGTAAGGTGCTTATCGCTTTGCACACTACAGATGTGTTTGCGGAGCTGTTCGAGCAAGCCATACAGGAGGCTTTTGAACCGCTGTTTCATTTGGCCGGGGAAACAGAGCTGTCCGCGTTGGACAAGGAAAAGGTATGGAGCACTAGCAACAAGGCTGCTGGCCGTTTTACCAAGAAGCTTAAAAAGCTGGTTCCAGACATGAACAAAGCTTCTACGGATGTGTTGCTGCGTAGCTTCGGCAAAGCCATTGAGGAAGGGGCTACACCTTCCGAGCGGGCATTACTAGTGCAGGAGGTTAGTGCTCAAGCGGCCAGCGGGGAAGATGGCCCATTTAGTATGCAGCGTGCGCAGCGGGTATCACGTACCATGAGCACAGCAGCCGCCAACGGTGGCAAGTTGGAGGGCTGGAAGCAGTCGGAGATTGCCAAGGGAAAGAAATGGCGGTCTGCTGCTGGCACACGTACCCGCAAGAGCCATCGCAAGGCCAATGGTCAGGTGGTTCCGTTGGACGAACCGTTTAAAGTTGGTGACAGCAAACTGATGTATCCCGGCGATCCGTCCGGGGAGGCAAAGGAAATCGTAAACTGTCGCTGCACGTTGCAGTTGGTACTCAACTGA
- the terS gene encoding phage terminase small subunit, which produces MARERSPERDKAKQMWLESGGAMKLKDIAAALSIPEGRVRKWKSMDRWQDQLKGNVFDSSNGNVPNGTKGNAPNPRGAPKGNKNAVGNRGGAPPGNQNAKGNSGGPGGPYRNKKALKTGMYETIFLDALEEDEQELFDQIDTSPLAQLNEQLIMLSIQERRHMRRVKQLEAGLTDEEKKIKQELHQRKDKVPYTSPKTGKQIDLPVVTEGMKVTEIMTVTTSKLDKILKQEEALVKTRDKKLRVINLIASLQQEEEKLEIARERLELEKRKLLGYGGAEGDEGDDDDEEDDDEW; this is translated from the coding sequence ATGGCGAGAGAACGGAGCCCTGAACGGGACAAAGCAAAACAGATGTGGCTGGAGAGCGGCGGAGCGATGAAGCTAAAAGACATCGCCGCTGCTCTTTCTATTCCTGAGGGAAGGGTACGCAAATGGAAGTCTATGGACCGCTGGCAGGATCAATTGAAAGGGAACGTTTTTGATTCCTCCAATGGGAACGTTCCAAATGGAACGAAAGGGAACGCTCCTAATCCAAGGGGAGCGCCAAAGGGAAACAAAAATGCTGTTGGCAATCGCGGCGGTGCTCCCCCAGGTAACCAAAACGCCAAGGGGAATAGTGGTGGGCCGGGCGGTCCCTATCGTAACAAGAAGGCCCTCAAGACAGGGATGTATGAAACTATCTTTCTGGATGCCTTAGAGGAAGACGAACAAGAGCTGTTTGATCAGATTGATACTTCTCCTTTGGCACAGCTCAACGAACAGCTTATTATGCTGTCTATCCAAGAGCGACGGCACATGCGCCGAGTCAAGCAGCTTGAAGCTGGTCTGACCGACGAGGAAAAGAAGATCAAACAGGAGCTACACCAGCGCAAGGACAAGGTTCCTTACACTAGCCCGAAGACAGGGAAGCAAATTGATCTTCCCGTTGTAACGGAAGGTATGAAGGTCACGGAAATTATGACCGTCACTACTTCCAAGCTGGATAAGATTTTGAAACAGGAAGAAGCACTGGTCAAAACCCGTGATAAAAAGCTTCGGGTCATTAACCTTATTGCCAGCTTGCAGCAGGAGGAAGAAAAGCTGGAGATTGCTCGCGAACGGCTGGAGCTGGAGAAACGTAAGTTGTTAGGCTATGGCGGTGCGGAAGGGGATGAAGGCGATGATGATGATGAGGAAGATGACGACGAATGGTAA
- a CDS encoding site-specific DNA-methyltransferase yields MEFRVLPIEQINAAAYNPRADLQRGDPEYEKLKASIESFGYVEPIVWNERTGNMVGGHQRYKIMVNELGHTELTVSVVDLDDQQEKLLNLALNKVSGLWDDQALYRLLDDLQMSGADLVLSGFDLEEFEDLAAEFTVPQDEALDLPVTDDDFDVQRALDEIKEPETRHGDVWQLGRHRLVCGDATNPDDVTLLMDGANAALVVTDPPYNVAVESVSERLAADGRSSIMNDNMPAEDFAGFLYAVFSNYAVVMQPTAAIYVFHPSSYHREFEDAMNAASIVVRTQCVWVKNAATFGWAQYRYKHEPVFYAHLKGKAPAWYGDRTQTTVWKAGLPVEDPLPETVWEVSRGDVNKYVHPTQKPLDLLAIPIRNSSQRGDEVVDFFGGSGSTLMTCEQMDRTCRTWNWTRFSAM; encoded by the coding sequence GTGGAATTCAGAGTCCTACCAATCGAACAAATCAACGCAGCAGCATATAACCCGCGGGCTGACCTTCAGCGTGGTGATCCAGAGTATGAAAAGCTGAAAGCCAGCATTGAATCCTTTGGTTATGTGGAGCCCATTGTCTGGAACGAACGTACCGGGAACATGGTTGGAGGCCATCAACGCTATAAGATCATGGTCAACGAGCTGGGTCATACGGAGCTGACTGTAAGTGTTGTTGACCTGGACGATCAGCAGGAAAAGCTTCTCAATCTGGCGCTTAACAAAGTTTCCGGCCTATGGGATGATCAAGCCCTTTATCGATTGCTTGATGATTTGCAGATGAGTGGAGCGGATCTGGTCCTGTCCGGTTTCGATTTGGAAGAGTTCGAGGATCTGGCGGCAGAGTTTACCGTGCCACAGGATGAAGCCTTGGACCTTCCGGTTACCGATGATGACTTTGACGTCCAGCGTGCTTTAGATGAAATCAAGGAGCCGGAGACCAGGCACGGGGATGTATGGCAGCTTGGTCGGCATCGATTAGTGTGTGGAGATGCAACCAATCCTGATGATGTGACACTTTTGATGGACGGAGCCAACGCGGCGCTAGTGGTCACTGATCCACCTTATAATGTGGCCGTTGAGAGTGTTTCAGAGCGTCTGGCCGCTGATGGCCGTAGCAGCATAATGAACGACAACATGCCCGCTGAGGACTTCGCGGGCTTTTTGTATGCCGTTTTTTCCAACTATGCAGTGGTAATGCAGCCGACTGCAGCTATATATGTATTCCATCCTTCATCCTATCATCGGGAGTTCGAGGATGCGATGAACGCAGCTAGCATCGTCGTCCGGACACAATGCGTCTGGGTTAAGAATGCGGCCACATTCGGCTGGGCACAGTACCGCTATAAACATGAGCCGGTCTTTTATGCCCACCTGAAGGGCAAAGCTCCTGCCTGGTACGGTGATCGGACACAGACAACTGTCTGGAAGGCTGGTTTACCTGTTGAGGACCCGCTGCCTGAGACAGTATGGGAGGTTTCAAGGGGCGATGTGAACAAGTACGTTCATCCCACCCAAAAGCCTCTTGATCTGTTGGCCATCCCAATCAGAAACAGCAGCCAGCGTGGTGACGAGGTTGTCGATTTCTTCGGCGGTAGTGGCTCCACACTTATGACCTGTGAGCAGATGGATCGGACATGCCGGACTTGGAATTGGACCCGATTTTCTGCGATGTAA